In the Polyangiaceae bacterium genome, one interval contains:
- a CDS encoding Ig-like domain-containing protein, with protein MRRRTLLLVTLSFATVSIASASHAAPCGRPDLIDTVPPDGAAAVPLNAKLFARYATIAEYLNEDIVFTPDGEAPITVKGVFDSTEGLLSIEPPVALSSGARYKISWPRLRGISTASLGRGAEVEFTAGAGTDDEPPSFVGIDSVDWDVTRDQDDCTDRLEQRYVFDLRLGPASDDGGRDSLLLVVFQTKGPGLTAPKPVSVSRLPASGTPLVFKQTVARGAGEVCFAALVRDLTGKTSASAARETCTETVEPPFFEGCSMRGHGSPSPWWLLGLATLAARCVRRRRWHD; from the coding sequence GTGCGAAGACGTACTCTGCTCCTCGTGACGCTGAGCTTCGCCACAGTGAGCATCGCGTCGGCCAGCCACGCGGCACCTTGCGGTCGCCCTGACCTGATCGATACCGTGCCGCCTGATGGGGCTGCGGCAGTCCCCCTCAACGCCAAGCTGTTCGCCCGCTACGCCACGATCGCCGAGTACTTGAACGAAGACATCGTCTTCACTCCCGACGGTGAGGCGCCCATCACCGTCAAGGGAGTTTTCGATTCCACGGAGGGGCTGCTCAGCATCGAACCGCCCGTCGCACTGTCTAGTGGCGCGCGCTACAAGATCAGCTGGCCTCGACTGCGCGGCATCAGCACTGCGAGCTTGGGTCGCGGGGCTGAAGTCGAATTCACGGCAGGCGCTGGGACCGACGACGAGCCCCCGAGCTTCGTCGGCATCGACAGTGTGGATTGGGATGTCACGCGAGATCAGGACGACTGCACCGATCGCTTGGAGCAGCGCTACGTGTTTGATCTAAGACTCGGCCCGGCCAGCGACGACGGGGGGCGCGACTCGTTGCTGTTGGTGGTGTTCCAAACCAAAGGCCCCGGATTGACTGCACCGAAACCCGTGTCCGTGAGTCGGCTGCCAGCGAGTGGCACACCGCTCGTCTTCAAACAGACCGTAGCTCGCGGTGCTGGCGAGGTCTGCTTTGCAGCACTGGTTCGAGACCTCACTGGCAAGACGTCCGCCAGCGCGGCGCGAGAGACGTGCACGGAAACCGTCGAGCCGCCCTTCTTCGAGGGATGCTCGATGCGCGGGCACGGCTCCCCCAGCCCTTGGTGGCTGCTCGGGCTCGCGACTCTGGCGGCCCGCTGCGTACGGCGACGAAGATGGCACGACTGA